A region of Solanum dulcamara chromosome 7, daSolDulc1.2, whole genome shotgun sequence DNA encodes the following proteins:
- the LOC129894902 gene encoding putative disease resistance RPP13-like protein 1: MENRETTPEINRSRPNLNRSGEIKYLPQSISDLYNLQTLLLRNCYYLIELPADMGKLLNLRYLDVSGSGLQKISLGLDKLVYLRTLPECINLLHLEGSLSILNLENVDNVWDAHGASLITKKHLRELLLQWSDGFEHLEKARMATNVLELLRPHQNIDKATIKVYSGTQLPTWMANPSFHKLDLSEIKSIGDEFFGFTSTILTPFASLETLSFTDMQEWEDWLLGYDGDREAFYNLLENHLEECPKLRGELPDVLPCLVNLVICKCRQSDSSSTTSTTK, translated from the exons AAATTAAATACCTTCCACAGTCGATCAGTGATCTTTACAATCTACAAACATTGCTACTACGCAACTGTTATTATCTCATTGAGTTGCCTGCTGACATGGGGAAACTGCTCAATCTACGCTACCTTGATGTTAGCGGAAGTGGTTTACAAAAGATCTCGCTGGGTCTGGATAAATTGGTGTACCTCAGGACATTACCAGA ATGCATTAACTTGTTGCACCTTGAGGGTTCACTTTCAATACTGAATTTGGAAAATGTGGATAATGTTTGGGATGCTCACGGAGCTAGTTTGATAACTAAGAAACACCTTCGCGAGTTATTGCTTCAATGGAGCGATGGTTTTGAGCACTTAGAGAAGGCTAGAATGGCAACTAATGTTCTTGAGCTGTTACGACCCCATCAAAATATAGACAAGGCTACTATCAAGGTCTACAGTGGTACACAACTCCCTACTTGGATGGCGAATCCTTCATTCCACAAGCTG GACTTAAGTGAGATAAAAAGCATTGGTGATGAGTTTTTCGGTTTTACTTCAACCATATTGACCCCTTTTGCATCTTTAGAGACTCTATCCTTCACGGATATGCAGGAATGGGAAGATTGGTTACTTGGTTATGATGGAGATAGAGAAGCATTCTATAACCTCTTGGAGAACCACTTGGAGGAGTGTCCTAAACTGCGAGGAGAATTACCTGACGTCCTTCCTTGCCTCGTAAATCTTGTGATTTGCAAGTGTCGACAATCGGATTCCTCTTCCACGACTTCCACAACTAAATGA